The window ctcccACCTTTTGTCGCCGAACACTGTCAAGAAAGTACTTCTTATAAAAAGCCTCCCAAAACTGACTACAAACAATAAGCCTCTGATCCTCCAAAAGCCTTTTAGTCATGCGCCACCAATGGTCTGCTTCTTTGTCCAACATAAATGCtgcataagaggctttttgctcctCAGAACAATCAATGACATTAAAGAATTTCTCTATTTTCATAATCCAAGCCTCTGCCTCTGTTGGATCTGAAGTACCAGAAAAGTAAGGAGGACCCAATTTCTTGAAGTCATCAAAAGAGCTACCCTTAGAAGATGAAGACTGTCTCTGAACATTAGTCCCAACAGCTTGAGCTTGGCGTTCAACTAAACCAGCTAGTGTCCCAAGATACCTATAGATCATTTTTGCACTCACGGGAGGCAAACCCTCAATTGGAGGTACATCATCATTAGCTTGACTGTTTTGTGAAGAAGCTGCTCTTCTTGGTGGCATGATGTCCTAAAATAATACGgcataactaaattagtcactaaggAACCGATTagaaaatttacaaataaaaaaagaattggaatttatactaaatgaaactaaaacttaaacaaatgcATCACTCATCTATCCCCAATCTAAACCAATTCAAGTTCCCATCAAGATCAAAACCTAGTGCTTTGATACCACTCTGTcatgccccaagacccactccaagggcgtgacagTCATTttacacctcaaacccgaaggcttaaagtataatctgacccaaacaatcatattgtaactggatgtaACCAATTATtaaatacctgttcagagtagtggaacaaaattctaaaatctttaaACTTAACTTTAGAACTAAGCATCTATCAACCaaaaatccattatccaaatagattgcaaCTCAACAAATCAAGTactaacaaatttttataatctccaaatctcaacttcaaactatcataaaaaaaaatatttaaaagctcaatatctaaatagcttccaaaaactaaataatccaaatgaatataaacttataagctaacaatgttcaaaaataacatcctaagaaaaatcctaatgatgaccatttcccgacctagccatcactcctcgcccgaactaagggtacctgaaaatttttcaacaattgggaatgagctcacagcccaataaggaatattaatgcagttcatggatcaaatattttcatttcaaataggagatatcaatttttttttccatcaaatatcagagtttcaaaaataccaatatattcaaaattcaaccaaccattttcatatcaaattcaaacgctttcacataagattcaatcaaatccattcaattttcattactctgattatcaaatatcaaatacccagttaggtgggacttttcaaatgagTGGCTaacctcaaattgttcctggtggatggaaccaaacactactagtactagtaacctctaaccaaacccctagaggctggggtccaaatcaattacattcccaccatgaaatgtaaaggtcaactattatatcccattgacagggccgaatagtcaactattatatcccgttgacaagggccaaataaaccagagtgatgtttttgttcaagtattcaaatttacacaacataatatctccatattttgtgtcataaataaaacaaaatattccaacataatatttagtgcaaaacagtttgatccatgcatggtaacaaaatatcattttcttttccacaattcaaaataacatataaaataatttaattttataaatattgcattaacttcccttacctcaaaataTGCACAGACCTTGAAGGAAAAATAACCCTGAAAAGTCTACTCCTCACCTAACACAATAAAAAGACAACTATTACTATTTAcctcaaaatataaatttgataatccTAAAATTTCTAAGTGTTATGATTAATATTTCtgattaacaaagtaataatttaattactctattccttatttaattataatttttttttctaatttaagtCAAAGAACACCTCATAACTTAactatttactatttattttactaattaaattttattctatttattagcTTAATTTTACCAACTAATCTTGTACTACACTTTATTTACATAAAcctgtatatataaatattcttattattGCACTTCCTAATTCTCTGATTTGCTACctcatttcttaataaaaaaaaatctggttTATTATTACTTAACAATTACTAGCAAGAACCTGTACCTCATCAAAAGTTCCAACACCTTGTTCCATATTATACTAGTCTTCATACTCAGCATTACTACCCATTCCTAACATCTGtacctcactttttttttcttttcttttctacccATTACtactttattaatataatatacataTGAAAAACATTCTTTTTACACTCTCTACCACTCGAACACAcgagaatttattttttattagtaaaatattattttctcacTCTCTCATTCCCACTACACACGACATAACcaacaagttttttatttattatttatttatttatttatttttattattctctgGCTATCACCTGCCGCCACAACACGCCCAGAAATTTCCTTCATTATTGCAAAAACAGactcttgatttttcttgtttatcCCATTATGAAGCTCCTCCAAGTTGGAGAAAGTGTAGAAAAATTTATTGGTTGATGCTcatatttcatttcttaaaagAGATAAACTATACATACAAAGAAAAAAGTGGAGTGAAATGAGGAACATGATGATATACAAAACATAAAGACTTTGGAAGACACCAGTTGCAATAAAGAGAAAAGATGAAAGCAGTGTATTGAAAAGGAGACATGGTCCaccatattttctttcattttctcatttgggaacttaaacccaaaaaatgaagaaagaaaaagcttTGCATGCTACACTCCAatgattaatcaatcaattagatatatgtttttgtttttatttttatttttatgtggtCTGAGGGAGGAAAATTAAGATGACAATACTGATGTGACTTTGCTCCACTCAAGAGTCAAGAGGACGAGTCTCCATTAAAAACTATGGATTTGAGGGCATAGCTCTAAAAAGAGGCAAAATGATAAGAAGAAAATTCATGGTTCCTATATCTGCAACTCACATGCTATCTaccatctttttcttcttgtgttCTGTCCTGTATTGCTCTGCTAGAGATACCATCACACCGGAGAACTGGCTTAGTAATGAAGGAGGAACTCTTGTTTCTGCAGGCAAAACTTTTGAACTTGGCTTCTTTAATCCAGATGGAAGCTCCAAGATTGGAAGATTCGTGGGCATATGGTATTACATGTCGAAACCACAAAGAGTTGTATGGGTGGCCAACCGAAAGAACCCCCTTCCCCTTTCTGACACCCCCTCTGGAGTTTTTGCCTGCCGCCACAACACGCCCAgaaatttccttcatttttttttactcagaTTTATTCTTCTAAATTTCAAAGTTTctcaatttccaacaataaactGCCACatgttcataatttaatttatttatttttttctaaacatttaGAAAATtcctaatttctaaaatttccaaattttttttaccaatgaaataattcatgttcatgaatttttaatgttttgatttaaaaactaaatagaCAAACTCTAATctagatttgaatttttttttcttcaaaaatatctAATGATTTCAAACTAATTCGTTAATCTAAACTAATGATCCAAAAGTTAAAAACTTACCTGAAAAAAAAGGTCTGATCTTTCAATCCGTAAAGTCCAAAATCTCCGACCCTTCGTTCTCtgtgaaaaataattcttttttttattcagagAACAAAAGAAAGTCACTATTTATACTTAGGGCTTTATAAAACACGAAAAGACCAATTTACcctcattaattaattaacctagtTTTACTAATTTACCCTAAAAAAACAGCCGGGGTGTtacatttgaaaaaattatttacaaaaataatttgtgaCGTAGAAAATATGTTCCAAAGATTTATAAcatgaaatagtttttcaaaaacttaatcccaaaatagatcatgttttagaataaatttgagatatttttaattttttagagtattttaagaaacaattgaaaatggAGGGATTTTTTGATAACTTTTATTGTAAATGAGTGTGTAGTGACTTGATAGTGAAGAAGCTAAAGaacaattgtttttaataatggtcctcaaaaattatttttaaaaatattttgaaataggCCCTTGTACCTATTTagcaatattttcaaaaacagtaaatatatactattttttttttaaaacaaaattttatttaagaactTAAATATGAACATATAGTTTTCTCTATAGACTAgcttagaattaaaaaaaattgaaaatatgcaaaataattcaaatttgttATGAAAAGTGACgtattttttaagaacaaaatatttagaaattatttttaattaagattTGTTACATGGGTTATTAAAGTTAAAACAAGGCCGGGTTGGCATCATCTTCGAGGAACAACCAACGTCGCGCgcgagaaaagaaagaaacagaaaaaagtcggaagaaagagaaaatcaaGGAACACATGGGAGAAGACTCAGCTGCAGCAACAGCCTCCATCGACTCCTCTAATATTGGCTTCAAGGTTTTTGTtcagggtttttttttcattttttttcttttaatttttttcatctgGGTCTATTTGTTTCCGAGGAAAATAGTAGCTGATTCAAAGGTTTGGCCTGGAAAAAGCGACTGgttatatgaggttattcaatTGGTTCCAGGATGAAAATTTCTCTTGGGAGAATACTGTCCCTCGTAACAAATGGAGATTTTAttgttaataaatatttatttatctatttttttgaattatttatggTATGGTATACTTCTAGGGTTTGGTCAAGTACTGAGgtggggtttttcttttttcttttgcagCTTCTGAAGAAGCACGGATGGAAAGAAGGGACGGGTCTTGGCGTTTCTGGACAGGTTTGTTCTTTGCATTCTTTAATTAGCTtgattttttgttgtaatttatTTTAGGTTTGCTCTTTGTTCATCAACTAGTTTCATGAATCTGGGCTGGTGtgatttctagggttttttttttcttttcggaGGAGaggagagggagggaggggagggggggggggggggggggggtgttgtTTGTTTTAAATCAATTGACTGGTTAAATAGGAGTGTGGGAAGCAGGTACTTCTTGGTTTTGTTAAATTTTAGGTTTCAAATTCATTGAACCCTGGAGATTGTCTCAACCTTCCTAATGCTGATAATGTAGGTTGTAGTTTGTGTTGTTTGCATTGGTGCATGAAAATTGGCATtcgattatatttttttttattgttgataGGTAATATTCGATTATATAATGCAATCCTTTTCCTGGTCTAATGCTTAGGAACATTGTTTTTCTCATTCATTGATATCACATGCATAGTGATGCCAAAGGCTATGAAACAATTGATTCAGCTATAAATTATGACTATAATATAATGCATCTTGTGAATCAACACAAACTTGAGCGGGAACAATAAGTTTTGGTTGCTTATGtctattttctttattcttcaaAGGAACAATACCTGTTTGCTCATGTGGATGGTGATGCCAAAAGAGTAAAACAGATGGGTTTATATGGTTTGTACAATTATTTGGTAAATTCCTTGGGCTGCTATGAAATTTCAGTATGAAAATACAGTTGGTTAAGTTGTTAGAAGCTGTTGTTTGATTCCTGGCTGGGAAAACATGGAATCTGTTTCTTGCTgcatgttttatattttagcaATTTTCTCTTGAATTAGTTGTGTTGCAGTTTGTCTCTCTTTGATGCCACAGACTTTTTACCTAAATAGAAGCTAGTCTGTGGAAAATTTGGCTAATTAGTCTTTGGTGTAACCAGGGTAGGTTGGAGCCTGTGCAAGCATATTTAAAGAAGAATAAACGAGGCTTGGGGGCGGATAAAGTAAAGAAGACTGCTGTGGGATCTTATGAAAATTTGCCCTCTAATGGGAAAACTGACAAGGTGAGTTTAATTGGCTTTATGAGCAGActcaaatttcatttattccttttgttttttgggaGAGAGATTTACTAAAGGCATATATAAATGAACTGCCTAGAAAGGAGAAAAATTGTTAGTGAAGGTGATTATTACAGAACTTCTGAAACTAAGGAGAAAAATTGTTAGTGAAGGTGATTGTTACAGAACTTCTGAAACTATGGAAGAAGAAATATACAAATAATCTTCTCTCAGTGGAGAAGAAGATTTGATGGAGGGATATGagtgaaaaattattaaaatgcaTGAGTTTCATGATGATGTAGCCAAGTAAGTAAGATATTTCTTGGGCTTGTGTAAACATGTATGATTGGTTGCTTGTTTGTGTGTAGGCATTTGATGTATCCAACTTCCAATCCTTACAGAGTTTTAAACTAAACATTGACAGGTGTTTGCTTTCAAGCCAAATGGGGATTAGGGTGATTACCTGAGGTCATGGTGGGGGATTCATTAGGGCTTTTCTTAGCCTATTGGTCCCGAGTTGCTTATAGAGATGTCAATATTAGCTTGGGTagaagattctttttttttttttgagcaaAGGTTTTAGGCGATTAATAGCCTAAACTAAAGGTAAATTCAAATGTTGTTCTCTCttgtttttttcaaatgaagAGGGCAACTCAAAGCTTGAAATCATGGATCTCTTAGGTGATGCGTTTTTTTGTTCTGATGGATCCCTTAATGTGCAAAACAGTTGGCTAGCTAAGAGCTTCTTTGTCAGAGGTTTTTGTTGGGGACAACTTGAGTGTGGGAAGTTTAGGCCCATTGTAGCTCTCTTTGTTCCTTTtcctattttcttcttttggtttgGCTTTTAGTATAGTTGCTCATCCTTTATGGCatccttttacttttctttttttagtaacTAAGGTGGGATATGCCTCTTGTTTTCtgttattcaaaacaaaaaatgactgtagcttctataaaaaattaaggacTTTTTGGGACTCACCTTACAAAATAATGActtttaaaaactcttttaaaaaattgaggtattaaaaaatttttactacctcaaattttaaaaattctaaagttaatttttaaagatataagataagtccatactttttatataagagttaatatattttatatattagttaccattattttctattttaaaaaacagaaagCAGGAAGCGTATCCAAAGGAGCActgtgttctttttttttttttttttttttgtggggtgGGGGTGTGTATATTTTACTTTGTAATAGGaacatttaaagaaaataacccAGGGAATTCGATCCTAGCATCTATCACGTATCAGATGAACCTGCAAAATGCATGTAGCCAATTTTCACAAGACATGGACATCTTATAAAGAACTTATTTGCATGGCAGATTTGATATGCCTTCCATGTGGTACTTTAGTTCAATTTGGGGCTTTTACTTATGCTGAGGATAAGCTACCTGATTTATTACATAACCCGAAGATTTGTGATGGACATAAATGATAAAACTGACCCAATTAAGCAAACCTAACATGCATAACTTTTTAAGCTTAATAAGAGCTTCTATGCtcatttgtgttttttttttccacaagatcttAATATGAAATAGGGGTGCAACTCAGGTGAGTTCAACCCAACCTAACTTGAGCCCAACCTGATTTTGGGTGGGCTTGGGCCGCCCTTTTTGCAATTTGGGTTGGGTTAGGACAAAAAGAAAGCCAGCCTAAATTGAATTCGGGGTGAGACGTTGGGCAACCCAAACCGGAATtaagtatttaataattttaattagataactatattttattatctatgtatataataaataattaagttttgtattatatttaattaactaGTATTAATCAAATTCTTAAAGTTAATTATAAATATCactagttaaataatttttttttttacttatcaaaaaaattattatttaactagtgatatttataattaactttaagaatttaattaatACTCACTTTATCTTGTGTAAAAATAGATAGATTAACTTCTTgtctattaaaattaaacattttatcttgTTCCACATTATTGCATTAAATTAATTGATCTAATGTTGATGAGATTAACTGATGTGGTTATTCGTGCACATAGTGAAATGTAAAACTTATATGGACAATATTCTTTGGGCTTGTTTGTATgccatacattttttttttttttttgcatatgttttactttttttttttttttttgtttgccaTCTTTTTCCTTGGTGCAACTCAACCAACCCAACCTGATTCTAACCCATACATTTTTCTCTAACCCAAGCCTAATTCGATTTCAAACTGATCTTGGGAAAAAGGATCTTGGTTAAGCTTGGGTTCACCATGCATTCCTAATATGAAACTAGGAAAATGTTGTTTTTCCTagaattttcataattaaactTTTTCAATACCAATATTATcctttgaaaattataattttgactTTTACTTCAGgtataacaaaaaacaaaaaacaaagaacagGAAACTAATCTCAAATGGAGGCTAAGTAATCATGACCATTTGATGTGTGATAGTTGGATGGTGCAAGTGATTGGT of the Vitis vinifera cultivar Pinot Noir 40024 chromosome 10, ASM3070453v1 genome contains:
- the LOC100254152 gene encoding G-patch domain-containing protein C1486.03 isoform X1, giving the protein MGEDSAAATASIDSSNIGFKVFVQGFFFIFFLLIFFIWVYLFPRKIVADSKVWPGKSDWLYELLKKHGWKEGTGLGVSGQGRLEPVQAYLKKNKRGLGADKVKKTAVGSYENLPSNGKTDKEHLPTRKKGKTVSKRMKKMLEEEKQLQEKEFERAFFREFWPDNV
- the LOC100254152 gene encoding uncharacterized protein LOC100254152 isoform X2 — its product is MGEDSAAATASIDSSNIGFKLLKKHGWKEGTGLGVSGQGRLEPVQAYLKKNKRGLGADKVKKTAVGSYENLPSNGKTDKEHLPTRKKGKTVSKRMKKMLEEEKQLQEKEFERAFFREFWPDNV
- the LOC109123295 gene encoding uncharacterized protein LOC109123295; the protein is MPPRRAASSQNSQANDDVPPIEGLPPVSAKMIYRYLGTLAGLVERQAQAVGTNVQRQSSSSKGSSFDDFKKLGPPYFSGTSDPTEAEAWIMKIEKFFNVIDCSEEQKASYAAFMLDKEADHWWRMTKRLLEDQRLIVCSQFWEAFYKKYFLDSVRRQKLIATEEEKAVKFQDGLKPYLKNKISILKLSVYSEVVDRALIADKDNKELHQYREQQRKRNRNEGVHGNQAQKKSAPSRNQNKGKATQNLYGICPTCGKKHGGRPCYRETGA